In a single window of the Luteibacter rhizovicinus DSM 16549 genome:
- the rsmI gene encoding 16S rRNA (cytidine(1402)-2'-O)-methyltransferase, producing MSRPGILHVVATPIGHRDDISARAIETLKRVKVIAAEDTRHTRPLLQHLGIDTPLVALHDHNERTAVDGLVERMRGGDDVALVSDAGTPLISDPGFRLVRAARAAGLRVSPIPGASAVVAALSVAGLPSDRFIFEGFLSSKAGARRTRLNELAGEPRTLIFYESSHRIVESLEDMSAAFGADREAVVARELTKMFETVLDGSLASLVERVTADPNQQKGEFVVMVAGREEGEEERLAEGLRVFAILKEELPPAKAAKMAAAITGAPRKALYGS from the coding sequence TTGTCCCGCCCCGGCATCCTCCACGTGGTCGCCACGCCGATCGGTCATCGCGACGACATCAGCGCCCGCGCCATCGAAACGCTGAAGCGGGTGAAGGTGATCGCCGCCGAGGACACCCGGCATACGCGCCCGCTCCTGCAACACCTGGGCATCGACACGCCACTGGTCGCCCTGCACGACCACAACGAGCGTACCGCTGTAGACGGGCTCGTCGAGCGCATGCGCGGGGGCGACGATGTCGCCCTGGTCTCCGACGCGGGTACGCCACTGATCAGCGACCCGGGCTTCCGGCTGGTGCGTGCTGCCCGCGCGGCGGGCTTGCGGGTGAGCCCGATACCGGGCGCCAGCGCCGTCGTGGCCGCCTTGTCGGTGGCTGGCCTGCCTAGCGACCGCTTCATTTTCGAAGGCTTCCTTTCGTCCAAGGCCGGCGCACGCCGCACGCGCCTGAACGAGCTGGCTGGCGAACCGCGCACGCTGATCTTCTACGAGTCGTCGCATCGCATCGTCGAGTCCTTGGAAGACATGTCCGCGGCGTTCGGCGCCGACCGCGAAGCCGTCGTCGCCCGCGAGCTCACCAAGATGTTCGAAACCGTGCTCGACGGCAGCCTCGCCAGCCTCGTCGAACGGGTCACTGCCGATCCCAACCAGCAGAAAGGCGAGTTCGTGGTGATGGTCGCCGGGCGTGAGGAAGGCGAGGAGGAACGCCTGGCCGAGGGCCTGCGCGTGTTCGCGATCCTCAAGGAAGAACTGCCGCCGGCCAAGGCCGCGAAGATGGCCGCCGCGATCACCGGCGCACCCCGCAAGGCCCTGTACGGCAGTTGA
- a CDS encoding putative bifunctional diguanylate cyclase/phosphodiesterase — protein MQRVEASHQLPLSRRLRPLAYALVAVVGLILALTWVALQTQVTLAGFLNGESLWSKAQKQAVIDLDEYATHGRPADLAGFRRNYGVLMADRWARDAIASGDFVHAEVYDAFARGGVIPEAIPGMVFIFQYFSGMPYVREAVTEWRSVDGSLGDLADTADRLDRAYAAGAPPASMIDAERAHIAALNTYMEPRAKAFSLDIANGASWIGRVLFFTVFGVAALASLLWLRMAGRIVATIRGTEERYSLLFDSAADAIFMVDEESGRILDANRRAASWLGCSRAELTGIQLSSLFVEGSDHAGNGVLRNADGTTRPVETQSSLVAWGSRQVCQAIVRDISDRVAMEQERKIAAEALASIAEGVIIADADRRVTTANAAHAKLTGISLQALRRTRFDATRTLPDGRPLPASLWEDIASGDNWLGEVESQRADGSTYPELLSISTIRDGEGRPQHYVAVVSDITARKADRQRLQHMATHDPLTGLVTRAEFERRCAEAITRAAHERGAIAVLFVDLDAFKVVNDSYSHATGDALLMRVAERIRAQLTPEDIAGRIGGDEFTVLLADLRSREEALVVAEAMLAALARPFDLGDYELFVSASIGIAGYPLDGNDAVTLIANADAAMYVAKTEERNALRFYTPKMHADARRRLKLASELRQALTRHEFHVVYQPSVEMKSGRIVAVEALIRWRHPERGNVGPDEFIPLAESLGLIRQIDQWVLETACEQLRLWDAARLPPLRLAVNVSAGSFGHPDFLAGVSQAVLTSGIAPKRLLVELTESAILRLGEDTERAMLALHKLGVGVAIDDFGTGYSSLAYLKLPAVAYLKIDRSFITGLPTNSNDVAITEAMVAIARSLELHTIAEGIETEAQHDFLLRAGCQEGQGFLYSRPLPPDEIERLLAPNSRTGGATRLSLVPPGRA, from the coding sequence ATGCAACGCGTTGAGGCCAGCCACCAATTGCCGCTATCGAGACGCCTGAGGCCACTGGCCTATGCGCTCGTCGCGGTCGTTGGCCTCATCCTTGCCCTCACGTGGGTAGCGCTCCAGACGCAGGTGACTCTCGCCGGTTTCCTCAACGGCGAGAGTCTTTGGTCCAAGGCGCAGAAGCAGGCGGTCATCGATCTCGACGAATACGCCACGCACGGACGCCCGGCGGACCTTGCCGGTTTTCGGCGAAATTACGGTGTGCTCATGGCGGACCGCTGGGCGCGCGACGCGATCGCCAGCGGGGACTTCGTCCACGCCGAGGTCTACGACGCGTTCGCCCGCGGTGGCGTGATTCCCGAAGCCATCCCGGGGATGGTCTTCATCTTCCAGTATTTTTCCGGCATGCCCTACGTGCGTGAAGCCGTGACGGAATGGCGTTCGGTGGACGGCAGTCTGGGCGATCTTGCCGATACCGCCGACCGGCTCGACCGCGCGTATGCGGCCGGGGCGCCGCCGGCCTCGATGATCGACGCGGAGCGCGCGCACATCGCCGCGCTCAACACCTATATGGAGCCGCGTGCGAAAGCCTTTTCGCTCGATATCGCCAATGGCGCATCGTGGATCGGCCGCGTCCTCTTCTTTACGGTGTTCGGTGTCGCCGCCCTCGCATCGTTGCTTTGGCTACGCATGGCCGGGCGCATCGTCGCCACCATCCGCGGCACCGAGGAGCGCTACAGCCTGCTGTTCGACAGCGCGGCCGACGCCATCTTCATGGTCGACGAGGAGAGCGGGCGCATCCTCGACGCCAATCGACGGGCGGCGAGCTGGCTTGGCTGCTCGCGCGCCGAACTCACCGGTATCCAGCTGTCCAGCCTGTTCGTCGAAGGCTCCGACCACGCCGGGAACGGCGTGCTGCGCAATGCCGATGGCACTACCCGGCCGGTGGAAACCCAAAGCAGCCTTGTCGCCTGGGGCTCGCGGCAGGTCTGCCAGGCCATCGTCCGCGACATTTCCGATCGCGTGGCGATGGAGCAGGAACGCAAGATCGCCGCCGAAGCCCTGGCCAGCATCGCCGAAGGCGTCATCATCGCCGACGCCGATCGCCGCGTGACCACGGCGAATGCCGCCCACGCCAAGCTCACCGGCATCTCGTTGCAGGCGCTGCGTCGCACGCGTTTCGACGCCACGCGCACCTTGCCCGATGGCCGGCCGCTGCCGGCCTCGCTCTGGGAAGACATCGCCTCGGGCGACAACTGGCTGGGCGAAGTGGAAAGCCAGCGCGCCGACGGCAGCACCTATCCGGAACTGTTGAGCATCAGCACCATCCGCGACGGCGAGGGGCGTCCCCAGCACTATGTCGCCGTGGTCTCCGACATCACCGCGCGCAAGGCCGATCGTCAGCGCCTGCAGCACATGGCCACGCACGATCCGCTCACCGGCCTGGTGACGCGCGCCGAGTTCGAGCGCCGATGCGCCGAAGCGATCACGCGCGCCGCCCATGAGCGCGGGGCCATCGCGGTGCTCTTCGTCGACCTCGACGCGTTCAAGGTGGTCAACGACAGTTACAGCCACGCGACCGGCGATGCGCTCCTGATGCGCGTGGCCGAGCGCATCCGCGCGCAGCTCACGCCCGAGGACATCGCCGGTCGTATCGGTGGCGACGAGTTCACCGTACTGCTGGCCGACCTGCGCTCGCGCGAAGAGGCACTGGTCGTCGCCGAGGCCATGCTCGCCGCACTGGCACGCCCCTTCGACCTGGGTGACTACGAACTCTTCGTCAGCGCGAGCATCGGTATCGCGGGCTACCCGCTCGATGGCAACGACGCCGTCACCCTGATCGCGAACGCGGACGCGGCCATGTACGTGGCCAAGACCGAAGAGCGCAACGCCTTGCGCTTCTATACGCCGAAGATGCATGCCGATGCACGGCGCCGGCTCAAGCTCGCTTCCGAGCTGCGCCAGGCGCTGACACGTCACGAGTTCCACGTGGTTTACCAGCCCAGCGTGGAGATGAAGAGCGGTCGTATCGTCGCGGTAGAGGCCTTGATCCGCTGGCGTCATCCCGAGCGCGGCAACGTGGGCCCGGACGAGTTCATCCCGCTTGCCGAGAGCCTGGGCCTGATCCGCCAGATCGACCAGTGGGTGCTCGAGACTGCGTGCGAGCAACTGCGCCTTTGGGATGCCGCACGGTTGCCGCCGTTGCGTCTCGCCGTGAACGTGTCGGCGGGCTCGTTCGGTCATCCGGATTTTCTTGCGGGGGTGAGCCAGGCCGTGCTCACCAGCGGCATCGCACCCAAGCGCTTGCTGGTGGAACTCACCGAAAGCGCCATCCTGCGTCTTGGCGAGGACACCGAACGCGCCATGCTCGCCCTGCACAAGTTGGGCGTGGGCGTGGCGATCGACGATTTCGGCACCGGCTATTCCTCGCTGGCGTACCTGAAACTTCCCGCTGTCGCGTATCTGAAGATCGATCGCTCGTTCATCACCGGGCTGCCGACCAACAGCAACGACGTCGCGATTACCGAAGCCATGGTGGCCATTGCGCGTAGCCTCGAGCTGCATACGATCGCCGAGGGTATCGAGACCGAAGCCCAGCACGACTTCCTGCTCCGTGCCGGCTGCCAGGAAGGGCAGGGCTTCCTTTACTCGCGCCCGCTGCCGCCGGATGAAATCGAGCGCCTGCTGGCGCCGAACTCGAGAACGGGCGGTGCGACCCGGCTCTCGCTGGTCCCGCCGGGGCGTGCTTGA
- a CDS encoding penicillin-binding protein activator, with amino-acid sequence MRPIRATTLGLLLCTGLAGCVTQGGVSQHGAAPSGEATQAAQALYTKGQFDQAAQAYLALAGQDSAHRDYYKLLAAEAYRQEGALDRAAPVVADIHRSRLEGEDALRFDALRAEIALKNNDPAAALSYTGKPSSRVSPQVEQRLAELRARAQAASNDPWSAAQTRVELDGQLRGLDREQNRREIVSLLTGMGSQPLTERAGALPPNDPMRPWVIEAQSQLGNVTRTPAVLDQAVGTVTGDKGVREGYKVPTKVALLLPLTGPLAGAGAAIRDGFFTNYVEAAHTNAPRPDVVVYDAGNDAAHAVAAYDKAVAEGARFVVGPLNRDGVTAIFAKGALPAPMLTLNYPNDNKNLPPAGANEFGLLPETEGAQVADHMADRGMHTALVIVSTDDFARRAGNAFKAEWQARGGTVTSQATLDSASIDFASQLSAPADQDPATSGVFISMKPQQARLLLPQLRLAKITLPVFATSHVYSGGDDATADRDLEGVEFCDAPWLFDGQPGLPRRADLSSALPSTRGVAARLFAFGMDAWGLVPYIDWMRGHPGSYLPGATGQLVADEFGRVRRVLIWARFTDGVAHPVAGSLELEAPAAAPNVESGGG; translated from the coding sequence ATGCGACCGATCCGCGCCACTACTCTCGGCCTCCTGCTCTGCACCGGCCTCGCCGGCTGCGTGACCCAGGGCGGGGTGAGCCAACATGGCGCCGCGCCTTCCGGCGAGGCCACGCAGGCGGCGCAGGCGCTCTACACCAAGGGCCAGTTCGACCAGGCGGCCCAGGCCTATCTCGCGCTCGCCGGCCAGGATTCGGCACACCGCGATTACTACAAGCTGCTTGCGGCCGAAGCCTACCGCCAGGAAGGCGCGCTGGATCGGGCCGCCCCGGTCGTCGCCGATATCCACCGTTCGCGGCTCGAGGGTGAAGACGCGCTGCGCTTCGATGCCCTGCGTGCCGAGATCGCCCTGAAGAACAACGATCCGGCGGCAGCCCTCTCGTACACCGGCAAGCCGTCGTCGCGTGTGTCGCCGCAGGTCGAGCAACGGCTCGCCGAGTTGCGCGCCCGCGCGCAGGCAGCATCCAACGACCCCTGGAGCGCCGCGCAGACCCGCGTCGAACTCGATGGCCAGCTACGCGGCCTCGATCGCGAACAGAATCGCCGGGAGATCGTCAGCCTGCTCACCGGCATGGGCAGCCAACCCCTGACGGAACGTGCCGGTGCACTGCCGCCGAACGATCCGATGCGGCCCTGGGTGATCGAAGCGCAAAGCCAGCTCGGCAATGTCACGCGGACCCCGGCGGTGCTCGACCAGGCCGTCGGCACGGTAACCGGCGACAAGGGCGTACGCGAAGGCTATAAGGTGCCGACCAAGGTTGCGCTTTTGCTTCCGCTCACTGGCCCGCTCGCCGGTGCCGGCGCGGCGATCCGCGACGGCTTCTTCACCAACTATGTCGAGGCGGCGCACACCAATGCACCGCGCCCCGACGTCGTCGTCTACGACGCAGGCAACGACGCCGCACATGCCGTCGCCGCATACGACAAGGCCGTGGCCGAAGGCGCGCGTTTCGTCGTCGGCCCACTCAACCGGGACGGCGTGACCGCCATCTTCGCCAAGGGCGCCCTGCCCGCGCCGATGCTCACGCTGAACTACCCCAACGACAACAAGAACCTTCCGCCGGCGGGCGCGAACGAGTTCGGGTTGCTGCCGGAGACGGAAGGCGCCCAGGTGGCCGATCACATGGCCGACCGTGGCATGCACACGGCCCTGGTCATCGTCTCCACCGACGATTTCGCCCGCCGTGCCGGCAACGCCTTCAAGGCCGAGTGGCAGGCCCGCGGTGGCACCGTGACGAGCCAGGCGACGCTGGATTCGGCGAGCATCGATTTCGCCTCGCAACTTTCCGCGCCTGCCGACCAGGATCCCGCCACCAGTGGCGTCTTCATCAGCATGAAGCCCCAACAGGCACGCCTGCTCCTGCCGCAGCTGCGACTGGCGAAGATCACCCTGCCGGTGTTCGCGACCTCGCACGTCTACAGCGGTGGCGACGACGCTACGGCCGATCGCGATCTGGAAGGCGTGGAGTTCTGCGATGCGCCCTGGCTGTTCGACGGGCAGCCGGGCCTGCCCCGCCGTGCGGATCTTTCCTCCGCGCTACCCTCGACCCGGGGCGTGGCGGCGCGCCTGTTCGCCTTCGGCATGGACGCGTGGGGCCTCGTGCCCTACATCGACTGGATGCGCGGGCATCCGGGCAGCTATCTGCCTGGTGCGACCGGCCAGCTGGTCGCGGATGAGTTCGGCCGCGTGCGCCGCGTACTGATCTGGGCGCGCTTCACTGACGGCGTCGCCCACCCCGTCGCCGGTAGCCTCGAACTCGAAGCGCCGGCAGCGGCCCCGAACGTGGAAAGCGGCGGCGGCTGA
- a CDS encoding M13 family metallopeptidase, which translates to MVTINRILAAAIACGLASTGALAADAPAGTPVGVDLKGIDHSVQPGDDFDGYANGTWKKTAMIPADRASTGVFLEVFQKAEKRNAALVKAAGEGHPAAGSEQRLIADYYKAYMDEAGIEKAGLKPLEPALAAIDAIKDKTALSAALGAQLRADVDPINATTLDTEHLLGLFVAQGLEDPSKNMPYLLQGGLGMPNRDYYLKTDKDMVETRAKYASFVEAVLTQAGTPDAAGKAKAIVALETKIAQAQASIVDSEDIHKANNPWPRTAFASKAPGLDWNAYFKAAQLDDQPTFIVWQPATVTKFAALVASEPLDTWKAWLRFHTINAGTNGLLPKAYDALSFGFYGTTLTGTPKQRDRWKRGLSRVNADLGDAVGQIYVKQYFPASSRAEVQDMVKNILKAFDARVDTLDWMSPETRQKAKAKIATIKVGVGYPDTWRDYSKVEIRPDDAFGNHERAVLAEYHHQIAKLGKPVDRDEWWMTPQTVNAVNLPLQNALNFPAAILEAPFFDPKADPASNYGSIGAVIGHEISHSFDNTGAEFDAQGRLANWWTDADQKHFKEAGQRLVEQFNQYEPLPGLHINGQQTLGENIADLSGLTIAYAAYKESLHGKPAPVIDGLSGDQRFFLAFAQSWRTKTRDAALRAQVIGDGHAPGEFRAQTVRNLDPWYDAFQPKAGQKLYLDPKQRVKIW; encoded by the coding sequence ATGGTCACGATCAACCGCATCCTCGCAGCCGCCATCGCCTGCGGCCTCGCTTCCACCGGTGCCCTTGCCGCCGATGCCCCCGCGGGAACGCCCGTTGGCGTGGACCTCAAGGGCATCGATCATTCGGTGCAGCCCGGCGACGACTTCGACGGCTACGCCAACGGCACCTGGAAAAAGACCGCCATGATCCCCGCCGATCGCGCCAGCACGGGGGTGTTCCTGGAGGTGTTCCAGAAAGCCGAAAAGCGCAATGCGGCCCTGGTCAAGGCAGCGGGTGAAGGTCATCCGGCCGCCGGCAGCGAGCAGCGCCTCATCGCCGACTACTACAAGGCGTACATGGACGAAGCCGGCATCGAGAAAGCGGGGCTGAAGCCGCTCGAGCCCGCGCTGGCCGCGATCGATGCGATCAAGGACAAGACCGCCCTGTCGGCGGCCCTTGGCGCGCAACTGCGCGCCGACGTCGACCCGATCAACGCAACCACCCTCGACACCGAGCACCTGCTCGGCCTGTTCGTCGCCCAGGGCCTCGAAGACCCCTCGAAGAACATGCCGTATCTGCTGCAGGGCGGCCTGGGCATGCCCAATCGCGACTACTACCTGAAAACCGACAAGGACATGGTCGAGACCCGCGCCAAGTACGCCAGCTTCGTCGAGGCGGTGCTGACGCAGGCCGGCACGCCGGACGCCGCCGGCAAGGCGAAGGCCATCGTCGCCCTCGAAACGAAGATCGCCCAGGCCCAGGCCTCGATCGTCGACAGCGAAGACATCCACAAGGCGAACAATCCGTGGCCGCGGACCGCGTTCGCGAGCAAGGCGCCGGGCCTCGACTGGAACGCCTACTTCAAGGCGGCCCAACTCGACGACCAGCCGACCTTCATCGTCTGGCAGCCCGCCACCGTGACGAAATTCGCCGCCCTGGTCGCCAGCGAGCCGCTGGATACCTGGAAGGCGTGGCTCCGCTTCCACACGATCAATGCCGGCACCAACGGCCTGCTGCCCAAGGCCTATGACGCCCTTTCCTTCGGCTTCTACGGCACCACGCTCACGGGCACGCCCAAGCAGCGCGATCGCTGGAAGCGCGGCCTGAGCCGGGTGAATGCGGACCTCGGCGATGCCGTCGGCCAGATCTACGTCAAGCAGTACTTCCCGGCGTCGTCCCGTGCCGAAGTGCAGGACATGGTCAAGAACATCCTCAAGGCGTTCGATGCGCGCGTGGACACGCTGGACTGGATGTCACCGGAAACCCGGCAGAAGGCCAAGGCGAAGATCGCCACGATCAAGGTCGGTGTCGGCTACCCGGATACCTGGCGCGATTACTCGAAGGTCGAGATTCGTCCGGACGACGCGTTCGGCAACCACGAACGCGCGGTGCTGGCCGAATATCACCATCAGATCGCCAAGCTGGGCAAGCCGGTGGATCGCGACGAGTGGTGGATGACCCCGCAGACGGTGAACGCGGTGAACCTGCCGCTGCAGAATGCGCTCAACTTCCCGGCGGCGATTCTCGAGGCGCCGTTCTTCGACCCGAAGGCGGACCCGGCGTCGAACTACGGTTCGATCGGCGCGGTGATCGGCCATGAGATCAGCCACAGCTTCGACAATACCGGTGCCGAGTTCGACGCCCAGGGCCGTCTGGCCAACTGGTGGACCGACGCCGACCAGAAGCACTTCAAGGAAGCCGGCCAGCGCCTCGTCGAGCAGTTCAACCAGTACGAGCCGCTGCCGGGCCTGCACATAAACGGTCAGCAGACCCTGGGCGAGAACATCGCCGACCTTTCCGGCCTGACGATCGCCTACGCGGCGTACAAGGAAAGCCTGCACGGCAAGCCGGCGCCGGTGATCGACGGCTTGAGCGGCGACCAGCGCTTCTTCCTCGCGTTCGCCCAGTCATGGCGGACGAAGACACGCGACGCCGCCTTGCGTGCGCAGGTGATCGGCGATGGTCATGCCCCGGGCGAGTTCCGCGCGCAGACCGTGCGCAACCTTGATCCCTGGTATGACGCGTTCCAGCCGAAGGCGGGGCAGAAGCTTTATCTGGATCCGAAGCAGCGGGTGAAGATCTGGTAA
- a CDS encoding HAD family hydrolase: MSTRDPIVFLFDVDNTLIDNDRFSADLAARLVRDFGEAGQARYKAIDKEIRDQVGYADYLGALQRLRGQESSPAFMEMSFFLLDYPFDERRFPGVIEAIDHLRTLGRPVIMSDGDTVFQPRKIRRAGLWDAFREDVLIYVHKEDMLDDMQKRYPADHYVMVDDKPRILVALKKLLGDKVTTVFVKQGHYAAAAGADLLETPPDITIDSVGELATMGREAFLATA, encoded by the coding sequence GTGTCTACCCGCGACCCCATTGTTTTCCTGTTCGACGTCGACAACACCCTGATCGACAACGACCGTTTCAGTGCCGACCTTGCCGCACGCCTGGTGCGTGATTTCGGCGAAGCCGGGCAAGCGCGCTACAAGGCGATCGACAAGGAGATCCGCGACCAGGTCGGTTACGCCGACTATCTGGGCGCGCTCCAGCGACTGCGCGGCCAGGAGAGCAGCCCGGCCTTCATGGAGATGTCGTTCTTCCTGCTCGATTATCCCTTCGACGAACGCCGCTTTCCCGGCGTGATCGAAGCGATCGACCACCTGCGTACGCTGGGTCGGCCGGTGATCATGTCCGACGGCGACACGGTGTTCCAGCCGCGCAAGATCCGTCGCGCCGGACTGTGGGACGCGTTCCGCGAGGACGTGCTGATCTACGTGCACAAGGAAGACATGCTCGACGACATGCAGAAGCGCTACCCCGCCGACCACTACGTGATGGTCGACGATAAGCCGCGCATCCTCGTCGCGCTGAAGAAGCTTCTCGGCGACAAGGTGACGACGGTCTTCGTGAAGCAGGGCCACTACGCCGCCGCGGCTGGCGCCGACCTCCTCGAGACCCCGCCCGACATCACCATCGACTCGGTCGGCGAGCTGGCGACGATGGGCCGCGAAGCCTTCCTGGCCACAGCCTGA
- a CDS encoding ABC transporter permease, whose amino-acid sequence MKAIVAPLLLVILLIVLPHSASWFHAWMPTLSHPLYTRTSFFALTLSHLWLVALATLVAVVAGLALGVLATRPAGRSLLPTVRAVAVIGQTFPPVAVLAIAVPLLGFGAAPTLLALTLYGVLPVLGQTVAGLDNVSPAALHAADGMGYGRWRRLWEVELPLAAGPIMAGVRLSAIVGVGTATIGSAVGATTLGSPIVEGLVGNNTAYVVQGALLVGALALSIDGVLGVVERRVRRNRR is encoded by the coding sequence GTGAAGGCGATCGTCGCCCCATTACTGCTGGTGATCCTGCTCATCGTGCTGCCACACAGCGCGTCGTGGTTTCACGCGTGGATGCCGACGCTTTCGCATCCGCTCTACACGCGCACGTCTTTCTTCGCGCTGACCCTGTCGCACCTTTGGCTGGTGGCCCTGGCGACCCTCGTCGCCGTGGTGGCGGGCCTCGCGCTGGGTGTGTTGGCGACGCGTCCGGCCGGACGGTCGTTGCTGCCGACGGTGCGCGCGGTGGCCGTGATCGGGCAGACGTTTCCGCCGGTTGCGGTCCTGGCGATCGCCGTGCCTTTGCTGGGCTTCGGTGCGGCGCCGACGTTACTGGCGCTGACGCTCTATGGCGTGCTGCCCGTGCTCGGGCAGACCGTCGCGGGCCTGGATAACGTGTCGCCCGCCGCGTTACATGCCGCCGACGGCATGGGTTACGGGCGCTGGCGACGATTGTGGGAAGTCGAACTGCCACTGGCCGCCGGCCCGATCATGGCCGGCGTGCGGTTGTCGGCCATCGTCGGTGTCGGCACCGCCACCATCGGTTCGGCGGTCGGTGCGACGACACTCGGCTCGCCGATCGTGGAGGGCCTGGTGGGCAACAACACGGCCTACGTGGTGCAGGGCGCGCTGCTGGTCGGGGCATTGGCGCTGTCGATCGACGGGGTATTGGGTGTCGTCGAGCGGCGCGTTCGAAGGAATCGCCGCTGA
- a CDS encoding YraN family protein, producing MTTTTKKTTARRATGDCFEGAALSFLQSRGLRLVRANFLCRHGEIDLVMRDGPTLVFVEVRYRRSSAFGGALGSVTAAKRRKLISAAHLWLGWHPNDAQRPCRFDVLAFEGDTVEWIRAAFDADGAR from the coding sequence GTGACCACGACAACGAAAAAGACCACCGCGCGCCGCGCCACCGGAGACTGCTTCGAGGGCGCGGCGTTATCGTTTCTGCAATCGCGCGGCTTGCGCCTCGTGCGCGCGAACTTCCTCTGCCGGCACGGCGAGATCGACCTGGTCATGCGCGATGGCCCGACCCTCGTCTTTGTCGAGGTGCGTTACCGGCGCAGCAGCGCGTTCGGCGGAGCCCTGGGTTCGGTCACCGCGGCGAAGCGGCGCAAGCTGATCAGCGCGGCGCACCTTTGGCTCGGCTGGCATCCGAACGATGCGCAGCGGCCCTGCCGGTTCGATGTGCTGGCTTTCGAAGGGGACACCGTGGAATGGATTCGCGCGGCGTTCGACGCCGACGGGGCTCGGTAG
- a CDS encoding TenA family transcriptional regulator: MNARFELTGSQTDIASYPLWAQDMVSSCEDTRAKIVGHEMWSAMIAATLDPETTRNFMIGVWPVIERFPGYMSHSLLKTRYGRSPGDDLARRWLVRNIRVEQNHAEYWLNWAESAGVSREDVLRAEPAKGTQTLAQWCEEVSRDDSLAAGIAATNYAVEGATGDWSQIVYESAAYAESLPITGRKAGLRWLQLHAAYDDTHPWEALEIVCTLLGSNPPVDQIEHIKECVRRSYVSMSITLDRCMDATASIRTWNEAAA, translated from the coding sequence ATGAACGCACGTTTCGAACTGACCGGCTCACAGACCGACATCGCCAGCTATCCGCTCTGGGCACAGGACATGGTCTCGTCCTGCGAGGACACGCGGGCAAAGATCGTCGGCCATGAGATGTGGTCGGCGATGATTGCCGCCACCCTCGATCCGGAGACCACCCGCAACTTCATGATCGGCGTGTGGCCGGTCATCGAGCGCTTTCCGGGCTACATGTCGCACAGCCTGCTGAAGACGCGTTACGGTCGCAGCCCGGGCGACGACCTCGCCCGCCGCTGGCTGGTCCGCAATATCCGGGTGGAACAGAACCACGCCGAGTACTGGCTCAACTGGGCGGAAAGCGCGGGGGTGTCCCGCGAGGACGTGCTCCGGGCCGAACCGGCCAAGGGCACGCAGACCCTGGCCCAGTGGTGTGAAGAGGTGAGCCGCGACGATTCGCTGGCCGCAGGCATCGCGGCAACCAACTACGCGGTGGAAGGCGCGACCGGCGATTGGTCGCAAATCGTCTATGAAAGCGCGGCCTACGCGGAAAGCCTGCCGATTACGGGCCGCAAAGCCGGGCTGCGTTGGCTTCAGCTTCACGCCGCTTATGACGATACCCATCCATGGGAAGCGCTGGAAATCGTCTGCACCCTGCTGGGGAGCAATCCGCCGGTGGACCAGATCGAGCACATTAAGGAGTGCGTCCGTCGCAGCTACGTCAGCATGAGCATTACCCTCGATCGCTGCATGGATGCCACGGCGTCGATTCGCACGTGGAACGAGGCAGCTGCGTAA